The following proteins come from a genomic window of Dermacentor albipictus isolate Rhodes 1998 colony chromosome 8, USDA_Dalb.pri_finalv2, whole genome shotgun sequence:
- the LOC135914298 gene encoding TNF receptor-associated factor 6-like, translating to MLPARLRYTLVGFSDDLDWKPVDFVKPIPPERVCAVCGLVRAVTALLPCGHSLCGCCSQQCAADDGYHCPLDGDGYTDSDVEWRRLGAESLLQREVYCWNKPSGCEAVLAASEFHKHFQTECRHHSAFCPRCSETVLCNSMCAHTRSNCRTLVASNTSENAQEVSQKGDSAMREATNQFPEKSVAEIKAALHSIISACNAHSNTLNSVAQTLNSIGGKTEECRVDIKEVVETFAGTAVVISEINESVKRSFVASNTSSEKISGAIGALRDIINNLAAIHQHHTMAEAAAQMEAIKLGVAESSQITLQATERALAHYSIALSLYHFVVRRISAKKQAAINVGQFTYLCDKIYLRGYCITPGLCFRSNNGSVSLHIPIAFHKGAVDDSIEWPFKKTIKLSIVHPITGLQRDMRKICRKVRGAFVQKPVECSNEAGFFESSTISLNDLERDGFVHNDQLQCTWHILER from the exons ATGCTTCCTGCCCGGCTCCGGTACACGCTGGTTGGGTTTTCCGACGACCTTGACTGGAAGCCCGTGGATTTCGTGAAGCCCATACCGCCGGAAAGGGTGTGCGCAGTGTGCGGACTGGTACGCGCCGTGACCGCGCTGCTTCCTTGCGGTCATTCACTTTGCGGATGCTGCAGCCAACAGTGTGCCGCGGACGACGGTTACCACTGTCCACTGGACGGCGACGGCTACACGGACAGTGACGTCGAGTGGAGGCGCTTGGGCGCTGAGAGCCTGCTGCAGAGAGAA GTGTACTGCTGGAACAAACCATCTGGATGTGAGGCCGTCCTGGCTGCTTCGGAGTTCCACAAGCATTTTCAAACTGAATGCAGACACCACTCTGCCTTTTGTCCAAGATGTTCTGAGACTGTTCTCTGCAACAGCATGTGCGCACACACCAGGTCGAACTGTCGGACGTTGGTCGCGTCAAATACTTCAGAGAACGCGCAAGAAGTGAGCCAGAAAGGCGATTCAGCGATGAGAGAAGCAACGAACCAGTTTCCCGAAAAATCTGTGGCTGAAATTAAAGCCGCCTTGCATAGCATTATCAGTGCATGCAACGCTCACAGCAACACACTTAACAGTGTCGCTCAGACACTAAACTCGATAGGTGGCAAAACGGAAGAATGTCGAGTAGATATTAAAGAAGTAGTAGAAACTTTCGCAGGCACTGCTGTTGTGATTAGTGAGATTAACGAATCGGTTAAACGATCGTTTGTGGCCTCGAACACCAGTTCAGAGAAAATTTCTGGAGCTATCGGTGCCTTACGGGACATCATAAATAACCTTGCAGCGATCCACCAGCATCATACAATGGCAGAAGCAGCGGCTCAGATGGAAGCCATAAAGTTGGGAGTTGCAGAGAGCAGTCAGATCACATTGCAGGCAACAGAAAGAGCACTTGCGCACTACTCGATTGCTCTTTCGCTTTACCATTTTGTTGTACGAAGAATCAGCGCAAAAAAGCAGGCTGCTATTAATGTAGGCCAATTCACCTATCTCTGCGATAAGATTTATCTGCGTGGCTACTGCATCACTCCCGGATTGTGTTTTAGGAGCAACAATGGATCGGTCTCGCTGCATATCCCGATCGCTTTTCACAAAGGCGCAGTCGATGACTCCATCGAGTGGCCcttcaagaaaacaataaagctCAGCATAGTGCACCCGATTACCGGCCTGCAGCGCGATATGCGAAAGATTTGCCGCAAGGTGAGGGGCGCGTTTGTACAGAAGCCTGTGGAATGCAGCAACGAAGCAGGATTTTTTGAAAGTTCTACAATCTCCTTGAACGACCTGGAACGGGACGGCTTTGTACACAACGACCAGCTACAGTGCACGTGGCATATTTTAGaacgatga